Within the Candidatus Dormiibacterota bacterium genome, the region CGTACTCCTTCATCTTGAAATCGCGGATGACCTCGGGAAGAAGAAGACTGCAGACGTATGAAGTCCGAGTGACGCGGTACCCCGGGATGAGCTCTTCGGTGACGCAGGCGCCGCCGACGATCGGGCGGCGTTCGAGCACCAGGACCTTGAGCCGCTCCTTCGCCAGGTACCCGGCAGCGATCAGGCCATTGTGGCCGCCTCCCACGACGATGGCGTCGTAGCGCGCCTGTGTCATGCGTCACCCCCTTCGAAGCGCTCCGCACACGGAGCGCGTTTCATGCTGAAGGAACAATCTAGCACAGGGATCGGGACACAGGTCCCTGACGCGGACGACCTTTGCTGTTACGGCTTCAATTTCCGCGGATCCGCGTCATTCTCAAGCCGTTACGACAATGCGGCGGGGCGCGCCCCGTCGAATGTCCTTGCGCCGGCAGGCCGATGGCGAGGATAATTTATGCCACGTCACCATCATGGAGCGGGTGCGGAGGAGGTCTTCATGGTCCCCGAGGTCAGGATCCTGAGCGACGAGGAAGTGCGGCTGATGCACACGCGGGCGCTCGACATCCTCGAGAAGGTCGGCATCAAGTACGAGAGCACGCGGGCCCTCGACCTCCTCGCCGAGCACGGCCAGAGGGTCGACCACGACAAGGGGCTGGCGTGGCTCGAGCCGGACCTCGTCCAGAAGTGCATCGAATCGACGCCGCGCGTCATCACGCTCGCCGGGCGCGATCCGAAGCACGATCTGCGGACGGACGGGAAGCATCTGTATGTGACCACCAACGGCCAGGCGACGTTCACGCAGGACTACAAGACAGGCGTTCGACGCCAGGGACTGGTGCAGGACCTGCGCGACTCGACCAAGGCGGCGCACTACATCGACGTGGTCGATTACGTCTGGCCGATGGTCGTGCCGTTCGACGTGCCGGGGCCGAGCCGCGTGCTGCACGAGATGTACCACTCGTTCGCCATGACCTCGAAGCACATCCAGCACGAGATCCAGCTTCCCGAGCACGTGCCGTTCGCCCTGGAGATGCTGGAGATCCTCGCGGGCAGCAAGAACGAGCTGAAGCGCCGGCCCCCGTTCTCGATCGTCGCCTGCACCGTGTCCCCCCTGCAGCACGAGCCGAAGATGGCCGACCTGTGCATCGACATGGCGCGCGCCGGCATCCCGATCGTCATCTGGCCGATGCCGCTCACGGGGGCCACCGCGCCCGTGACCGTGCCCGGCACCTGCCTGATGAGCCTGATCGAGTTCCTGTCGGGTGTCGTCCTGTTCCAGCTCGCCGCCCCCGGCTGCCCGCTGATCTACCCTCTCGGCCCCGAGGTCCTGGACATGCGCTCGGGAATGGCGGTGTGCGGCAGCCCGGAGATCCCCCTGTTCAATCTGATCCTCGGACAGATGGCGAAGTTCTACAATGTCCCGGCGCTCGGGGTCGGTCTGAACTCGGACGCCAAGATCCCGGGCGTGCAGGCGTCGTACGAGTCGATGCACACCGGCATGGCGGCCGCCCTCTCGGGCGCGGACCTGCTCGTGGGGATCGGCATCCTGGACGACAACAACACGATGTCGCTCACCGAGATGGTCATCGAGGCCGAGGTCGCCCGCATGGTAAAGCGGATCCGCGACGGGGTCGTCGTGAACGACGAGACGCTCATGGCGAATCTGATCGAGAAGGCCGGGCCGGGGCAGCACTTCCTCGGGTTCAAGGAGACGCTGCACGGCCTGAAGACGGGCGCCGTGTTCTTCCCGAAGTTCTCCTACCGCAGCACGTACGACAAGTTCTTCGAGGAAGGGCACGACGAGATCGAGACCGCGCGCGCGGAGGTCGACCGGCTCCTGGCCCTCCCCGATCCCGACCCGCTTCCGCCCGAGGTCGACCGCGAGCTGAAGCGGATCCTCGCGGCCGCCGACAAGGCATGCGCCGAATCGGCCGCCTGAGCCGCGCCTCTTGACGCCGGCCTCGGAACCCCCCGGGGAGCCCCCGGGCGCCGCTCGGCCTCCAGGGCCCTTCCCCTCGATCCACGCCCGGCGCGGCCTGCGCCTCATCCCCCTGATCGGCGTCATCTACTGCCTGTCGGCCGCCGGCCCCGCCGGAATCGAAGCGATGGTGCCGGCCTCCGGCCCGGGGCTGACCCTCATCCTGATCCTGCTGCTGCCGATCTTCTACGGCCTGCCCCTGGGTCTGGCGAGCGGCGAGATGAACAGCCGCTATCCCGTCGAGGGGGGCTACTACCGCTGGATCAAGGAGGTGTTCGGCGACTTCTGGGGGTTCCAAGCCGGCTGGTGGTCGTGGCTCGGCGCCTTCTTCGACGGCGCCCTCTACGCCGTGTGGGTGGCGGAGTACTGCGACCCGTTCCTGCCCGAGGCGTGGGTGCGGCCCGCGCACTGGGTCGTCCCGATCGTCGTGATCGCGATCTGCACCTGGATCAACG harbors:
- a CDS encoding trimethylamine methyltransferase family protein, whose product is MPRHHHGAGAEEVFMVPEVRILSDEEVRLMHTRALDILEKVGIKYESTRALDLLAEHGQRVDHDKGLAWLEPDLVQKCIESTPRVITLAGRDPKHDLRTDGKHLYVTTNGQATFTQDYKTGVRRQGLVQDLRDSTKAAHYIDVVDYVWPMVVPFDVPGPSRVLHEMYHSFAMTSKHIQHEIQLPEHVPFALEMLEILAGSKNELKRRPPFSIVACTVSPLQHEPKMADLCIDMARAGIPIVIWPMPLTGATAPVTVPGTCLMSLIEFLSGVVLFQLAAPGCPLIYPLGPEVLDMRSGMAVCGSPEIPLFNLILGQMAKFYNVPALGVGLNSDAKIPGVQASYESMHTGMAAALSGADLLVGIGILDDNNTMSLTEMVIEAEVARMVKRIRDGVVVNDETLMANLIEKAGPGQHFLGFKETLHGLKTGAVFFPKFSYRSTYDKFFEEGHDEIETARAEVDRLLALPDPDPLPPEVDRELKRILAAADKACAESAA